The sequence GAAGAACAACAAAAAATCGCGGATTGTATGTCGTCGCTCGATGAGCTGATTGCGCTTGAGGCGCAGAAGCTCGATGCCCTCAAACAGCACAAGAAGGGCCTGATGCAGCAGCTCTTCCCGCAGGAGGTCGGCTAAGCAATGGCGGACAGCATCCAGACTTTTGATGAGCTTGATTCGCTGGCGCAACACCTGCGCGATCAGGGCAAGAAGGTGACGCTGCTCTTTGCCTACAACGGCACCGGCAAGACGCGGCTCTCGATGGCCTTCAAGGAGCTTGGCAAGCAGCGCAATGCCGATGGCGAGGTGACCGCGCGCGATACGCTCTATTTCAATGCCTTCACCGAGGATTTGTTCTCCTGGGACAATGATCTGGAGAATGACAGCGAGCGGGTGCTCAAAATGAACAGGGGTTCCCGTTTTTTCGACGGCCTGGACGAGCTGGAAATGGAGAACCGGATTCGTCCCTTCCTATTCCGCTATGCCGATTTCCAGTTCGATATCGATTACGAGAAGGCCACGATCCGCTTCTGGCGGGAGACGGAAACAAATGATGAGGGCGAGAAAGCGCCCGTGCCTATCAAGGTATCCCGTGGTGAGGAGAATATCTTTATCTGGTGCTTCTTCCTGGCCATCGCCGAGCTCGCCATTGATGGGCAGGAAGCCTACGACTGGGTGAAGTATCTCTATATCGACGATCCCATTTCATCGCTGGATGAGAACAACGCCATCGCTGTGGCCGTCCATCTGGCGCAGATGCTCAAGGAGCAAAATCGGCTGAAGGTCGTCATCTCCTCCCATCACACGCTTTTCTTCAATGTGCTGTGCAATGAGATGAAAGGGGCTTCGCGTTATTTTCTGAATCATGGCAGTGCCGGTTATCAACTGCGCGATACCAAGGACACACCGCGCTTCTACCATGTGGCCATGCTCAAGGAGCTGCACAAGGCTGCCGAATCGGGACAGCTTTTCACATATCACTTCACCATCCTGCGCAGCATCATGGAAAAGACGGCGACCTTCCACGGTTTTAATAACGTGGGCGATATCATCAAGGTCGAGGACGACGAGGATGGCACGCTGAAGTTTCGATATGTGCAGTTGCTGAGTCACGGCGGCTATTCGCTGTTCGAGCCACAGGAGATGATGGTAGAGAACAAGGAAATCTTCCGAAAATTATTAGACGACTTTATGGAAAGATTCCACTTTAACCCGGAGATATTCCCGGAGGCTGAAACTGAGGAGGTCACCGCATGACCAAGCAAGAACAGACCCGACTGGGCAAAACTCTCTGGGGCATTGCCAACCAGCTGCGCGGGGCGATGAATGCGGATGATTTCCGCGATTACATGCTGGCGTTTCTTTTCCTCCGTTACCTCTCGGACAACTACGAGGACGCAGCGAGAAAGGAGCTTGGTTCGGACTGGCCGGAGCTGGATTCATCTGACCGACGCTCACCGCTGCTCGTCTGGAGCGAGCGGAACCCTGAAGACAGTGAAGAATTCGAAAAGCACATGCGGCGCAAGGTACACTATGTCATCAAGCCGCAGTACCTCTGGAGCAGCATCGCCGAGAAGGCCAGAACTCAGGATGATGAATTGCTGCACACGCTGGAACAGGGTTTCAAGTTTATCGAAAACGAATCCTTCGAGAGCAGCTTCCGGGGTTTGTTTTCCGAGATCAATCTCGAATCGGAGAAGCTGGGCAAGAACTACAAGCAGCGCAATGAGAGGCTTTGCACCATCATCAAGGAGATTTCCGAAGGATTGGCGAAGTTTCCGACCGATCGCGATCTGCTGGGCGATGCCTATGAGTATCTCATCGGCCAGTTCGCTGCAGGCTCCGGCAAGAAAGCCGGCGAGTTTTACACTCCGCAACAGATTTCCAGTATCCTCTCCGGAATCGTCACGCTGGACAGCCAGGATCCGGCCACAGGCCGGAAGGAGAGGTTGAACCAGGTACTCGACTTCGCCTGCGGATCGGGTTCATTGCTGCTCAACGTGCGCCGGCACATGGGCAGGCATGGCATTGGCAAGCTTTACGGGCAGGAAAAGAACATCACCACCTACAATCTGGCGCGGATGAATATGCTGTTGCACGGGCTGAAGGACACCGAATTCGAAATCTTCCACGGTGATACCCTGCTCAATGAATGGCCGCTCTTGCGCGAGGAGAACCCGGCAAGGAAAATCGAATTCGATGCCGTCGTGGCCAATCCGCCGTTCAGTTACCGATGGAAGCCGAACGAGGAGATGGAGAAGGATTTCCGCTTCAAGGGCTATGGGCTGGCACCCAAGTCGGCTGCCGACTTTGCGTTTCTGCTGCACGGCTTCCACTTCCTGCACCAGGAAGGAACCATGGCCATTATCCTGCCCCATGGCGTTCTGTTCCGTGGCGGCGCGGAGGCAAAGATTCGCAGGAAGCTGCTTACCGATGGCAATATCGATACGGTGATCGGACTGCCGGCTAAACTGTTCTATTCCACAGGGATTCCGGTCTGCATCCTGGTGCTGAAGAAATGCAAGAAGTTCGATGATGTGCTCTTTATCAACGCGGCCGAGCACTTCGAGAAGGGCAAGCGTCAGAATGCACTGCTTCCGGAGCATATTGATAAAATCGTCGAGACCTATCAGTACCGGAGGGAAGAAGAGCGATATTCCCGCCGGGTGAGCATGGAAGAGATCATTGAGGAGCATGATTTCAACCTCAACATCTCCCGTTATGTCAGCACGGCCGAGCCTGAGCCGGAGGTTGACCTGCGGGCAGTTCATGATGCGCTTGTATCGCTGGAAGAAAAGATCGTGGATGCGAGTGCCAGGCACAATGCTTTTCTCGATGAGTTAGGCCTGCCCAGTCTATCAGGGCAGAGCAACGAGAAGGGTAATTAGGGTAGAACCTGATGCAAGAAGCCCCGAAAGCTGAAAAGGATCGAACGGAAAGGTGGTTTGAAAGACAAATCCGGAGGGCGGCCTTTGAGTGGAAACATCAACAGGCTGATTGGCGAAGGATTGCGGAATTTATTCTGGAGTGGGAGGAGGCGCACTCTGAATCAGCTGACGGCCTTGTTGCTCTAGTCCAGAAGGGGCAATCCAAAAAAGCCGAAGGACGCCCGCCATCCGGGTTGAATAAATGGCTCGAGCGGCTTGCCAACGAGATGGGGATGCAGGTAAGCAACCTTTGGCGCTTCAGAAAGGCGGCAATGTCAGCCCGGAAGATATGGACCCGATATGAGATGAATGGCCCTATGGACATCCCGGAACATGCCCGCCCAGAGTCAATAGAGCTGGTTGAAAAGATTACCAGAGCTGCTCCCTCCGAGGTTGCCGAAGAAGTATCCGAACGCCTCTACCGAAATCAAATTACACGAGCTGAATTGAGAGATATCTGGCAGAAGATTCGTCATGTAGTTGCGGACGAAACTCGACGGCGACCATTTGCCGATCGATATAACAAATTACCCGCAAGAGATCAGATAAGGAGGGCGCAGCTTTTCGAAGAACTGTGCTTTGAGGCTCTTCGCAGGGATTTAGCCGAGAGTGAGAATCCTGTCTTGGGTGCAAAGGGGGAGTGCTTCAGCGATAAACGAATAAACGAATTGATCGTTGATATTGTAGCCATTACTCAGGATGAACTTGGAAACGCTCTCTATCATGGAGTTGAGGTTAAGACATCTCTAGCGAAAGATCGGCTGGCATCAGTGACCAAGATATCCAAGGATTTTGATTTTACCTGGATCGCACTTCCTGAGGATATCGACCATTTCAAATGCATTCCTGAGAATGTGGGGATCATACAGTATGTAGATGGGCGCCTGAAATTGATTCGCGGCGCCATACGAAATCCGACCCCTGATCTGGAAATTATTAGCCGCGTTTTGATCCCCAGTATCCTCAAGTAAATACGTTTGATGTGTGTGGGGTATAAAATGGGCTTGACATGAGAGGTTTAGCCGCTAAAAATGCGTTTGTCTCGATCGAGATACCGGGGAGAGAGGAGGTTTTGTGATGCAAGGAGAGTGATTGATGGATCTGGAGCACGAAAATCATACCCAAGTGGAAGAAACCCCATCGGGTAGAAGATGCATTGTTCTCAGCATGAATCAGCTATGCTGGAGCAATGAGATAAATAAGGCGTTTCCACTCGAACTCTTAACATGGTTGATCTCCGATAGCTTGTCCCCTGCCGCTATTACCTTTGCAGCCAATGCCCGAATTCATGTCATCCGAAAACCCCAGTCGCGCAAAGGAAAAGATAGTTATTTGGTGTCCGGTGGTTTTTTGTACTATTTGATATTGCTGAAGGCGGGATGGACCAAGGAAGTCGAATGTATCCTTGACCAGACGGGGGTCGCAAAAAATATCCCTGCACATTTTTACGCCGATACTTGCCTTACTGTTTTCTCCCAAAAATTTGGTCCCGCAGCGACAGGTGTTCGTGCGGCTGTCTTCACCAGGCTGTTGGATCTGGGCGAATCGACTGCAGCGCCGTGCTGTTTCAAGCTTCTCTCAAGACATTTCAGGAAGGGAGGGAATTTACTAAGGGAATTTGTCGGCTTTAGTTCCCGGGGGTTCAAGGGCTTGGATGTCCAAAGGATGCCAAAAGAGATTCGCCGGCAAGTTATCGAGATAATCGGCCTTAAGCCAATTGATGACGATAAAGAGATGGCTATAACAGAAACGGATCTGGAGCAGGACGACAATGAAGGCTGAATTGATCCGGGTCTTGAACTTTTATAAAATATTTGTTTTGCCCGAACATCCAGCACGGAACGCCTTGAAAATTCCTGATCCCTTAAGCGAGCTATTCAATTTCATAGCTGTACTTATCGAACTTCCGGATAACGGGGCCCTTTTCCTGGAATCAAAAAATGTTGTGTTAAACCTAATCGCGGCTTGGGAAAGCAAGACAGGCGAAAAATTTTTATATAAACAACAGTTGTTTGAAATCTACGATGTTAGCGAAGCCGGCGGCAGAAGCAGCAGTCTTCACGGTTACAAAACAAAAAATCCAGTTTATGTCTATTTGATGTACCCCACTTTACCCAAATTCAAGCATTTGGATGAGAATTTCAAAATCCTATCCCCAAATTTTCTTTGTCGTATTAATCAGTGTTGTGAGCAGATGGAAGGTGCAAGCGATGGCTACCGGTATAATTTGTGTTTGGCCGCGAGAAAACTTACCGCTGCAGCAAGCACGTTTCCGGCAAGGAATCTATTTGATTGGACTTACGAATATAGGCTGGCACTTGCTAAAGCAGTAACAAACGCCAAGGTGCAAGGAACCAAATTAACAACTCATCCTGACTGGACTTATATCGCAGATTTACTGTTCCGGGACAGGACAAAGCTGGGAAGATCGGCAGGTGGGGGCACTGGAACAAAAGAGGCGCGGTGGCTTTTATTCGAACGATCTCCAGATGCTCGTTTATCTCAGGACTTCTTTCCCATTTTCGCCGAATGCGATGAAGATTTGAACCTTGATGATGGGTTCAGGCCAGTTGAAGGGGGCAGGGTTGTCTGTCCCATCTTTGTGCATGAGGAAATTAAGCAGGAAGAAGTTGATGAGGCGGGAGAGTTTGGCATTGATTATCAATCTGGCTTTGAATTTATCATGCCCGCCTCCTGGTTTTCGGACCCTTGGCAAGCAAAGCGAAAAGTGAAGGGCAAGCAGGAGTCGATGGTTGCGTCTAGTCGTATTGCCCCTTGGGAATCGAGTGTCCTATCAATCCATAATATTCAACGGATCTATAGATATATAAAGAGCTCCGAAAGTAGCCCACATTGTGCAATTCTGTTTCTGGCCCTCTTTCTCGGCGTGCCAGAAAGCTCAATGAAGAAATTCCGTGTAGGGATTACTACTGATGAATTCGAGCCTAACGAGACTGCGACGGAAAAATTATTGAATGGAAATCGGTATCTGAATCCCTTTGCTGGGGAGATGTGGTGGATTAACTCGATGGGGGAGGAGGGTTCTCCTGGATATCTAAAAGTGCCTTTGGTGCTGCGTCTTCGGCTCCCTCGGAGCATGACTCGGCATCTTCCCCGGCTGAAGCAGGGCGATAAGGTTTTCAAGCAAAGAGACTTCTCCAAAGCCAAAAAAGAACTCAAGGCGTTGGGTAAAGATGGGTTTAGAGCGATCACTTTGGGCAGGTTGAACGCGACATTCAACGCTTACTTTATCCATGGGGCCGGGCTACCAGAGCTTGCAGCAGATATCTTGAGGGGGACACATCAGCCGCATTTAACCAGCCAGCATTACTATATTACAATCCATTGGGCACATACCGTACGAGAATGGCGGCGCATAGTTGCAAGGCTTATTTGCTCCAATGAGAAAAAAGCAACCAATATATTGAAGTCTTTGGCTTACCAGCATGATCCCAGCCAAACCGATACAAGCTCAAATTTTGCTGGCGCAGTCAAAACTCCGTCCCCAGAGCTTCTAAAAAAACATGCAGCGAATTTGTTGCGATCGTTTCCTCGTTCCAAGCGAAAGCTTTGTTCGGCCAACGCTGATGCCTGGAATGCCTATATAGCATATGTTTATTTCATTGCAGGTTTATGCACCGGACGGCGTCCACAACGCGACCCATTTCCGCGTCAAGATGATTTGGATTTAGGAAACATGAGTCTTTTCGTTGACGACAAAT comes from Gammaproteobacteria bacterium and encodes:
- a CDS encoding type I restriction-modification system subunit M, with product MTKQEQTRLGKTLWGIANQLRGAMNADDFRDYMLAFLFLRYLSDNYEDAARKELGSDWPELDSSDRRSPLLVWSERNPEDSEEFEKHMRRKVHYVIKPQYLWSSIAEKARTQDDELLHTLEQGFKFIENESFESSFRGLFSEINLESEKLGKNYKQRNERLCTIIKEISEGLAKFPTDRDLLGDAYEYLIGQFAAGSGKKAGEFYTPQQISSILSGIVTLDSQDPATGRKERLNQVLDFACGSGSLLLNVRRHMGRHGIGKLYGQEKNITTYNLARMNMLLHGLKDTEFEIFHGDTLLNEWPLLREENPARKIEFDAVVANPPFSYRWKPNEEMEKDFRFKGYGLAPKSAADFAFLLHGFHFLHQEGTMAIILPHGVLFRGGAEAKIRRKLLTDGNIDTVIGLPAKLFYSTGIPVCILVLKKCKKFDDVLFINAAEHFEKGKRQNALLPEHIDKIVETYQYRREEERYSRRVSMEEIIEEHDFNLNISRYVSTAEPEPEVDLRAVHDALVSLEEKIVDASARHNAFLDELGLPSLSGQSNEKGN
- a CDS encoding anticodon nuclease translates to MADSIQTFDELDSLAQHLRDQGKKVTLLFAYNGTGKTRLSMAFKELGKQRNADGEVTARDTLYFNAFTEDLFSWDNDLENDSERVLKMNRGSRFFDGLDELEMENRIRPFLFRYADFQFDIDYEKATIRFWRETETNDEGEKAPVPIKVSRGEENIFIWCFFLAIAELAIDGQEAYDWVKYLYIDDPISSLDENNAIAVAVHLAQMLKEQNRLKVVISSHHTLFFNVLCNEMKGASRYFLNHGSAGYQLRDTKDTPRFYHVAMLKELHKAAESGQLFTYHFTILRSIMEKTATFHGFNNVGDIIKVEDDEDGTLKFRYVQLLSHGGYSLFEPQEMMVENKEIFRKLLDDFMERFHFNPEIFPEAETEEVTA
- a CDS encoding restriction endonuclease subunit S — translated: EEQQKIADCMSSLDELIALEAQKLDALKQHKKGLMQQLFPQEVG